A region of the Thiohalorhabdus sp. Cl-TMA genome:
AGGCGATTCTCAATCACCTCCCGAAGCTCGGCGCGGGACTGAATGATGCCGTTCATGACCTTTCCCCTGAAGAAGTGGGTGTCCCATAGGTTTACTATTCCGGCCCCATGAGGAATTCCTCCGGGGTCATCACCTCGACCGGCGAACCCGGGAAGTCCTTCACATTCCGGGTCACGATGGCACCACACCCCTCCGCCTCGGCGGAGGCGGCAACCACCGCGTCCTCGAAATCGGGCGAGCCCAGGGCCCGAGTCCGGAGGAGCTCCGCCCGTCCCACCGCCGCGACCGAAAAATAGCGCAGCAGCCAGTCCACCACCCCCTCGGCCGCTTCCCGGTCCCTGTACCGGCCCACGATGTAATACAAGGTGGTAACCGCATGAGCAGGTAAAGCCGCGGTTGTCTTGCCGTGGATGACCTCCTCCACCACCGCCGCCGAGGCGCGGTAATAGGGCTCGCGCTGCTGGATGACATCCAGCAGGACGTTGAGGTCGACCAGGATCATCCGCTGTGCTTTTCGTGGAGATGGCGCCGGTACTCCTCCTCCACGTCCACGTCCCCGGGCACCAGGCCGGTAATCGCCTCCAGCTCCGGAGAAGGCGAGCGCTCATCGGCCGCCCGCAGACGGCGCAGGTAGCGGTCGATGACCTCCGTGACCGTCAGACCGTGGGCCCGGGCGTAGGCCTTGGCGTATTCGACATCTTCACGGGGCAAGCGGACGGTGAGCTTAACGGTATCGGAGGGCATAGAGGCTCCAAGAGGTAGTACGGCTCAATTTCTCGGATTGTACGGCAAGGGGAAGGTTGCGCAATATGAAAGGAAAGGCGGAAACGACGTGGGTGTCCTTCAGGTTTGGC
Encoded here:
- a CDS encoding PIN domain-containing protein — protein: MILVDLNVLLDVIQQREPYYRASAAVVEEVIHGKTTAALPAHAVTTLYYIVGRYRDREAAEGVVDWLLRYFSVAAVGRAELLRTRALGSPDFEDAVVAASAEAEGCGAIVTRNVKDFPGSPVEVMTPEEFLMGPE
- a CDS encoding DUF6364 family protein, coding for MPSDTVKLTVRLPREDVEYAKAYARAHGLTVTEVIDRYLRRLRAADERSPSPELEAITGLVPGDVDVEEEYRRHLHEKHSG